One genomic window of Chelonoidis abingdonii isolate Lonesome George chromosome 5, CheloAbing_2.0, whole genome shotgun sequence includes the following:
- the ZBTB49 gene encoding zinc finger and BTB domain-containing protein 49 isoform X2, with amino-acid sequence MVSPCSPSPAARGPRCPHYCLPSRLACDRESAPSVPLQGSGSASTGSAGTGREGSGPIGIQPAWGGRGDGGEKALEPVINWYSSMDTVASHSCHLLQQLHEQRIQGLLCDCMLVVKGVCFKAHKNVLAAFSQYFRTLFQNSPGQKNDVFHLDIKNVGGIGQILDFMYTSHLDLSQDNVQAMLDIAQCLQVQNVLNICHTFLKSSTAVEPPASMPCNSVFSLQSTLATETNCVNENYDTNLLHECSSDAQASKVLDDNHSHGSQSINLHTSSGDVQKQTQDSLDGNCTELPFKQPNYYYKLRNFYSKQFYKQNACSNHERITEQSFAFNTSTEISTVESNSSTVSQSECILESSDHLPSNFLVQSLNDSAPDQDLESTSLQPTKQMRLKKAIHLKKLNFLRSQKSAEQLSEPKRDNNSITRVIESVNESTMEMTNINAVEEKETEDLVSSESFEQTVEMERSQGPSEQDEQSQILQSQRQYTCELCGKAFKHPSNLELHKRSHTGEKPFECNICGKHFSQAGNLQTHLRRHSGEKPYICEICGKRFAASGDVQRHIIIHSGEKPHLCDICGRGKCFAGSGDLRRHVRTHTGEKPYTCETCNKCFTRSAVLRRHKKMHCKSSDEGPNTLEEFTQAIETSDLEKSQGSDAFAQEMSVTLLPVSVKFPVRPAGNSANEFDSSAGSYCKLRSMIQHHESTIQQKLSLDPAELPKPQTQQTPQPPFTYTEVDVSPAEEPLQSDNISMIRSSMTTLDGHCGDPLGNRASSAAYRSNEGPFFSSMTLWGLAMKTLQNESELDQ; translated from the exons ATGGTGTCACCatgttccccttcccctgctgcacgTGGGCCTCGGTGTCCCCACTACTGTCTTCCCTCCCGGCTCGCGTGCGACCGCGAGTCCGCCCCCTCCGTTCCTCTGCAGGGAAGCGGAAGTGCCTCCACCGGAAGTGCCGGGACAGGACGGGAGGGTAGCGGCCCGATCGGGATCCAGCCAGCATGGGGCGGCCGCGGTGATGGAGGAGAGAAGGCGCTGGAGCCG GTAATCAACTGGTATTCTAGCATGGACACTGTTGCTAGCCACAGTTGTCATCTTCTCCAGCAGCTACATGAACAGCGCATTCAAGGCCTTCTCTGTGACTGCATGTTGGTAGTAAAAGGCGTCTGCTTCAAAGCACATAAAAATGTATTAGCTGCTTTCAGTCAGTATTTCAG GACCCTATTTCAGAATTCACCAGGCCAGAAGAATGATGTCTTTCACTTGGACATTAAAAATGTAGGTGGCATAGGCCAGATCTTGGACTTCATGTACACTTCACACCTTGATCTTAGCCAGGACAATGTACAAGCTATGTTGGATATTGCACAATGTCTGCAAGTGCAAAATGTGCTGAATATTTGccacacttttttaaaatcctccacAGCTGTAGAGCCTCCTGCCAGCATGCCTTGCAATAGTGTTTTCTCCTTGCAAAGTACTTTGGCTACAGAGACTAACTGTGTGAATGAAAATTATGATACTAACTTACTGCATGAATGCTCATCAGATGCACAAGCGAGTAAAGTGTTGGATGACAACCATTCCCACGGATCACAATCTATTAATCTTCATACTTCCTCAGGTGATGTACAGAAACAGACACAGGACTCCTTAGATGGTAATTGCACTGAACTCCCATTTAAACAGCCAAATTACTACTATAAACTGCGCAACTTTTATAGCAAGCAGTTCTACAAGCAGAATGCATGTTCCAACCATGAGAGAATAACAGAACAGTCCTTTGCTTTCAATACATCTACTGAAATAAGTACGGTAGAGAGCAATTCTTCTACTGTCAGTCAATCTGAATGTATTTTGGAATCCTCTGATCACTTACCATCCAACTTTCTGGTTCAGTCCTTGAATGATTCTGCTCCAGACCAAGATTTGGAAAGCACATCCTTGCAGCCTACCAAACAGATGCGGTTGAAAAAGGCAATACACCttaaaaaactgaattttctAAGATCACAGAAGTCTGCAGAACAATTGTCTGAACCTAAGAGAGATAACAACAGTATAACAAGGGTAATTGAATCTGTAAATGAAAGTACCATGGAGATGACAAATATTaatgctgttgaagaaaaagaaactgaagaCCTTGTGAGTTCGGAGAGTTTTGAACAAACTGTTGAAATGGAAAGATCTCAAGGTCCTTCAGAACAAGATGAGCAATCACAGATTCTTCAGTCACAGAGGCAATATACTTGTGAATTATGTGGAAAGGCTTTTAAACATCCAAGCAATTTGGAGCTCCATAAAAGGTCTCATACAG GTGAGAAACCTTTTGAATGTAACATTTGTGGGAAACACTTCTCACAG GCAGGTAACCTACAGACTCATTTACGTCGGCACTCTGGTGAAAAACCATATATTTGTGAAATCTGTGGGAAAAG GTTTGCTGCTTCTGGTGATGTACAGCGTCACATTATTATTCATTCTGGAGAAAAACCTCATTTGTGTGATATTTGTGGCAGAG GAAAATGTTTTGCAGGGTCTGGTGACCTACGTAGACATGTGCGGACTCATACAGGAGAAAAGCCCTATACATGTGAGACCTGTAACAAATGCTTCACTCGTTCTGCTGTTCTGCGGCGGCACAAGAAAATGCACTGCAAATCCAGTGATGAGGGACCAAATACATTAGAAGAATTTACTCAGGCAATTGAAACGTCTGATCTTGAGAAATCTCAGGGTTCCGACGCGTTTGCCCAAGAAATGTCTGTTACTTTGTTACCAGTATCTGTTAAATTTCCTGTTCGTCCAGCTGGAAATTCAGCTAATGAATTTGATAGTTCTGCAGGATCTTATTGCAAGTTGCGGTCAATGATTCAACATCATGAGTCTACAATCCAACAGAAATTGAGTCTGGATCCCGCTGAACTCCCAAAACCTCAGACGCAACAAACTCCTCAGCCACCTTTCACTTACACAGAGGTAGATGTATCACCTGCAGAAGAACCCCTACAGTCTGATAATATTTCTATGATTCGTTCATCAATGACAACCCTGGATGGTCATTGTGGTGACCCCCTGGGCAATCGTGCATCTTCTGCTGCATATAGGAGTAATGAAGGACCATTCTTTTCCAGTATGACCCTGTGGGGCTTAGCTATGAAGACCTTGCAGAATGAAAGCGAGTTGGATCAATGA
- the ZBTB49 gene encoding zinc finger and BTB domain-containing protein 49 isoform X1: protein MVSPCSPSPAARGPRCPHYCLPSRLACDRESAPSVPLQGSGSASTGSAGTGREGSGPIGIQPAWGGRGDGGEKALEPVINWYSSMDTVASHSCHLLQQLHEQRIQGLLCDCMLVVKGVCFKAHKNVLAAFSQYFRTLFQNSPGQKNDVFHLDIKNVGGIGQILDFMYTSHLDLSQDNVQAMLDIAQCLQVQNVLNICHTFLKSSTAVEPPASMPCNSVFSLQSTLATETNCVNENYDTNLLHECSSDAQASKVLDDNHSHGSQSINLHTSSGDVQKQTQDSLDGNCTELPFKQPNYYYKLRNFYSKQFYKQNACSNHERITEQSFAFNTSTEISTVESNSSTVSQSECILESSDHLPSNFLVQSLNDSAPDQDLESTSLQPTKQMRLKKAIHLKKLNFLRSQKSAEQLSEPKRDNNSITRVIESVNESTMEMTNINAVEEKETEDLVSSESFEQTVEMERSQGPSEQDEQSQILQSQRQYTCELCGKAFKHPSNLELHKRSHTGEKPFECNICGKHFSQAGNLQTHLRRHSGEKPYICEICGKRFAASGDVQRHIIIHSGEKPHLCDICGRGFSNFSNLKEHKKTHTADKVFTCDECGKSFNMQRKLVKHRIRHTGERPYSCSACGKCFAGSGDLRRHVRTHTGEKPYTCETCNKCFTRSAVLRRHKKMHCKSSDEGPNTLEEFTQAIETSDLEKSQGSDAFAQEMSVTLLPVSVKFPVRPAGNSANEFDSSAGSYCKLRSMIQHHESTIQQKLSLDPAELPKPQTQQTPQPPFTYTEVDVSPAEEPLQSDNISMIRSSMTTLDGHCGDPLGNRASSAAYRSNEGPFFSSMTLWGLAMKTLQNESELDQ, encoded by the exons ATGGTGTCACCatgttccccttcccctgctgcacgTGGGCCTCGGTGTCCCCACTACTGTCTTCCCTCCCGGCTCGCGTGCGACCGCGAGTCCGCCCCCTCCGTTCCTCTGCAGGGAAGCGGAAGTGCCTCCACCGGAAGTGCCGGGACAGGACGGGAGGGTAGCGGCCCGATCGGGATCCAGCCAGCATGGGGCGGCCGCGGTGATGGAGGAGAGAAGGCGCTGGAGCCG GTAATCAACTGGTATTCTAGCATGGACACTGTTGCTAGCCACAGTTGTCATCTTCTCCAGCAGCTACATGAACAGCGCATTCAAGGCCTTCTCTGTGACTGCATGTTGGTAGTAAAAGGCGTCTGCTTCAAAGCACATAAAAATGTATTAGCTGCTTTCAGTCAGTATTTCAG GACCCTATTTCAGAATTCACCAGGCCAGAAGAATGATGTCTTTCACTTGGACATTAAAAATGTAGGTGGCATAGGCCAGATCTTGGACTTCATGTACACTTCACACCTTGATCTTAGCCAGGACAATGTACAAGCTATGTTGGATATTGCACAATGTCTGCAAGTGCAAAATGTGCTGAATATTTGccacacttttttaaaatcctccacAGCTGTAGAGCCTCCTGCCAGCATGCCTTGCAATAGTGTTTTCTCCTTGCAAAGTACTTTGGCTACAGAGACTAACTGTGTGAATGAAAATTATGATACTAACTTACTGCATGAATGCTCATCAGATGCACAAGCGAGTAAAGTGTTGGATGACAACCATTCCCACGGATCACAATCTATTAATCTTCATACTTCCTCAGGTGATGTACAGAAACAGACACAGGACTCCTTAGATGGTAATTGCACTGAACTCCCATTTAAACAGCCAAATTACTACTATAAACTGCGCAACTTTTATAGCAAGCAGTTCTACAAGCAGAATGCATGTTCCAACCATGAGAGAATAACAGAACAGTCCTTTGCTTTCAATACATCTACTGAAATAAGTACGGTAGAGAGCAATTCTTCTACTGTCAGTCAATCTGAATGTATTTTGGAATCCTCTGATCACTTACCATCCAACTTTCTGGTTCAGTCCTTGAATGATTCTGCTCCAGACCAAGATTTGGAAAGCACATCCTTGCAGCCTACCAAACAGATGCGGTTGAAAAAGGCAATACACCttaaaaaactgaattttctAAGATCACAGAAGTCTGCAGAACAATTGTCTGAACCTAAGAGAGATAACAACAGTATAACAAGGGTAATTGAATCTGTAAATGAAAGTACCATGGAGATGACAAATATTaatgctgttgaagaaaaagaaactgaagaCCTTGTGAGTTCGGAGAGTTTTGAACAAACTGTTGAAATGGAAAGATCTCAAGGTCCTTCAGAACAAGATGAGCAATCACAGATTCTTCAGTCACAGAGGCAATATACTTGTGAATTATGTGGAAAGGCTTTTAAACATCCAAGCAATTTGGAGCTCCATAAAAGGTCTCATACAG GTGAGAAACCTTTTGAATGTAACATTTGTGGGAAACACTTCTCACAG GCAGGTAACCTACAGACTCATTTACGTCGGCACTCTGGTGAAAAACCATATATTTGTGAAATCTGTGGGAAAAG GTTTGCTGCTTCTGGTGATGTACAGCGTCACATTATTATTCATTCTGGAGAAAAACCTCATTTGTGTGATATTTGTGGCAGAG GGTTTAGTAACTTTAGTAACTTAAAGGAACACAAAAAGACCCATACAGCAGATAAAGTATTCACCTGCGATGAGTGTGGAAAGTCATTTAACATGCAACGGAAGTTGGTAAAGCACAGAATTAGGCACACAGGAGAAAGACCATACAGCTGTTCAGCATGTG GAAAATGTTTTGCAGGGTCTGGTGACCTACGTAGACATGTGCGGACTCATACAGGAGAAAAGCCCTATACATGTGAGACCTGTAACAAATGCTTCACTCGTTCTGCTGTTCTGCGGCGGCACAAGAAAATGCACTGCAAATCCAGTGATGAGGGACCAAATACATTAGAAGAATTTACTCAGGCAATTGAAACGTCTGATCTTGAGAAATCTCAGGGTTCCGACGCGTTTGCCCAAGAAATGTCTGTTACTTTGTTACCAGTATCTGTTAAATTTCCTGTTCGTCCAGCTGGAAATTCAGCTAATGAATTTGATAGTTCTGCAGGATCTTATTGCAAGTTGCGGTCAATGATTCAACATCATGAGTCTACAATCCAACAGAAATTGAGTCTGGATCCCGCTGAACTCCCAAAACCTCAGACGCAACAAACTCCTCAGCCACCTTTCACTTACACAGAGGTAGATGTATCACCTGCAGAAGAACCCCTACAGTCTGATAATATTTCTATGATTCGTTCATCAATGACAACCCTGGATGGTCATTGTGGTGACCCCCTGGGCAATCGTGCATCTTCTGCTGCATATAGGAGTAATGAAGGACCATTCTTTTCCAGTATGACCCTGTGGGGCTTAGCTATGAAGACCTTGCAGAATGAAAGCGAGTTGGATCAATGA